From Oculatellaceae cyanobacterium:
GTGTGCCACGGGAGGATGCGATCGCTGCTATTGAGGAAACAGCAGAACTAAAAGAGTTTTTTGGCTCAAATCCTCGATTTCATTTTATTGAAGCTCTCAATGAGCTTAAGTTAAACAAAGAACAAATTCCGTTGCGAGACGTACATAAAGCAGCAGTTGTTGCTGGTTTAAATTCTGCTCAAACAGGTAAACTGAATGCGATCGCCTTAGAGGGAAACCCTGGGATTGGTAAAACGACTGCGGTGGTAGAGTTTCTCAAGCAGCAGTCTGAGGGATTTATGTTTCTTTATCTCAGTCCGCGAGTAGTGATTAATCGCAACGTCACGGCGGAACTTGCTAGAGAAAACGGTAAAGCTACTGGTATATCGACCTTAACGAGTAATTCTACTTTAATTGCTTCAGCTTCCGAGTGGTATAAACAACAGGTAGAAACAAACGGCTGGAAAAATCGCTTGATTGATAGTGCTGTGGTAGTGGATGGGGTAGAAAATATCAAGCATCCTGATTGCAGTACAGTGTTTGTCACTCCTGAGCAAGAACGTCAAATCGAGTGTGATTTTCCTTACTCAAATCGCTTTAAGCGATCGCTATCGGAACGGGAAGACAGTTTGCACTCACCCTCACGTCCAGGGGTATTACGTACCTTAGCAACTTCTGCCCGCAAATTGCTGGAAGTCAACCCAAAAGTTAATCGTTTGGTCATTACCGCCGCTACTCAAGGCTACCGCTCACTTGACCAAAAGACTACAGTTGATTGCCTCAAAAATTTGTTTAGTAAGAAAGCTAATACAGCACCTGGAAAAAATGAACGTTTAGCTTTTGGAGCCAAAATTCCAACTATTATTGCAATGGTTGATGAACTAGCTGGCGATGGTGCAGGCGCACTTTTTGTACATGAACTCGCTAATTTGCTGCACGAACAGTTTATTGAACCATTTCAGGGTAGTCAATCTCCATTTAAAGTTATTCTCATTGTTTCAGATGCTTCACTAAGTAATGAAGTAGTTCTCAATAATTTTCTCAATTCAAAAGATAGTGAGCCTGACAAAGTATTAATTAGTAAAAGTCAGGGTGAAGCAGCATTTCGGGTAACAGGAACTTATACAAAAGCTGGGTTAAAAAAATACCCAACGCTTCACATAATGACCAATAGTTATCCCGCCTCTAAACTTGATATCGACTACAGTATTCGTCTTTCACCGATTACACCAGGATTAACCAGTGATGGTAAAAAGCAGAGCATTCGACAAGCAATTAGAGAGCAAGTAGAAGATGAATTACTAAGCAATGCTTATCAAGAAATTCAACACGGGTTAAAACAGGGAGCGGAGCAATTAATTTTTTTTGCTCAGGATAAAGCATTCCTGCGTCAACTAAGAGAAAAGTTAACAACTGGGAAAGATGCTCTTTGCCAAGGTAAAGAGGTAGCAGTTTTAGATCAAAGCGTACAACCTCATCAGCGATTAGAACTGGTACAAGAACCACGCCGCGACGAAATTAAAATCTTCCTGATGACTTCTTCAGGGTCGAGAGGTGTTTCTTTTCCTAAAGCAGATTGGATTATTGCTGCAATTCCTCGATTTAATATTGAAGCTGCTTTGATGGAAATTGCTCAACTAATCTATCGGGGGCGTGGAATGTATACACATCCAGAAACCGGAGAAAAAGTTTCTGGAGATAATAAAGCTAGACAATTGGTAATGCTGATCAATGATTTCATCATTATAGATGAGGATATCGACCGCTCAAGAGTATGGTTGCGTCAAGCCAGCGATTTATTGACTTTGCTGATGATGCTACGTTCTACAATTCACACCCGTATTAAAGGTGATGCTGGACTCAAAAAAGCGCGAATTGCATTTGTCCCTGTGGGTGCTATTGAGGCTGAAGAATTAATTAGTTTAATGTCGGATGATGCTCGAACTTTTTTACATGAGGCTCAAGTTTTTATTCGGGACGATCACTCTAAGGATGCTAAAGGAATTGTGGCTAAGGCAGATCAATTAATTACTCAAATTTTTTCTGGCTTAGATTTACAGGGTTTGGCAAAAGATAGAAAGGCTAGATCTTTTGTGAATTATCAGACACTAGCCGCACTGGTTACAAATGTTTCTCGAAGTTCAAGTAGATTATTGCCATCTTTAAACGATGCGCTAATTATTCCAGATTGCCTAAATTGTATCGGGCCATTTTGGATAGAGGACTGGAGCGATCGCTCATGCCAAGAAGCATTTAAATTTGAGGGATGGAAGGTTAATATTCAGGATAATATCCGCCATCTTTTAGGGCTACTGCGACGCATTTATGAAGATAAAAAATTTCCACCAAAACTTAAACGTTCAGCCAATGAACTGTATAAAGTTTTAATTCGTGAAAAAGAGCAATTAAGCGTTGAATATTCAACATTTCATGCCTTAAAAACCGAAAATTTAGCTATTAGCTTACCTCTAGATTATCCCCATTTTTGGCGCGAACAATTAGAGGATGACAGCCGAGAGCAGGTATTAGAAGACCCGCAAGCTTGGCGAACTGCTTTAGGGCGATCGCTCACTACTACTGGCTTAGTTATGCCTGTTGTACCAAAATATCGGGCATTTCCTTGGGTAGCTGTGCCAGGTCAGCAGATATCTGCGAACTTTAAAACAATTTTTGACGAGCGCTACTTTATGGCATCTGGCGAGTTGAATCTTCTCAATACTATTCTGCTTGAAGATGAACCTGAGTCAAATTTATGAAATTGATTTGATTCACTCAAATTAATCTCATGCTCTGGGATACTCACAGGATTAGAAATTTGCAGCATAATTCAACAATTGCCCAGAGATAATAGTTGGTCAGATTTTGTTCTGAGTGCCTTTACTAATTATCAAGGAAGCAGACTGAGTAAGGAAAATAAGCCGATGGATCGATTGAATTTAAATGTTCTCCAGCAGTTTTGGGCGATCGCCAAATCCTATTGGTCAGGAAATGAAAAATGGCAAGCTAGAGGGTTACTGCTAGGGGTTGTGCTGTTGCTGCTGGCTTATACGGGGTTGAGTGTGTTACTCAACAACAAGCGAGGGGCGTTGATTTCATCTCTTTCTGCCCAGGATGAGCCGCGTTTCTGGCAAACTGTGATCGTTTTCATCGGCGTGTTAGTAATTTATGCGCCTCTGTTAGCAGGATATACTTATTTGCGCGATCGCCTGAGTTTGCAATGGCGGCGTTGGCTTACTCATCGGTTTTTAGATAACTATTTTAGCGATCGCGCTTACTACAATCTGCATATCTTAGATACTGAAATCGACAACCCAGATCAGCGAATTGCGGAAGATGTTCGCAGCTTTACCCAAGAATCCCTCACTTTTTTGTTAGTGCTGGTAGAGTCTGTGTTGTCGGTAATTGCTTTTAGTAGTGTACTTTGGGGAATTTCTAAACCTCTGGTATTTTTTCTGGTATTGTATGCCTTGATTGGAACGTTGGTGACAACGGTTATATTTGGTAAACCGCTTGTCAGACTTAACTTTGAACAACTGAAAAAGGAAGCAAATCTGCGTTTTAGCTTAGTGCGAGTTCGGGAGAATGCAGAAGCGATCGCTTTTTATCGAGGAGAAGAACGGGAATCGAATCAGGTCAAAAAGCGATTTTTGGATGTGTTTGATAATGTTAAACGACTGCTGGTTTGGGAATTGAACTTAAATATGCTCACCAATGCTTATGAGTTCATTCCCTTCGTTTTGCCTGCATTAGTGGTAGCGCCTGCAATTTTTGCAGGAGAAATGGAAGTAGGGAAAGTGTCTGAGGCACAGGGGGCTTTTATCCGCGTCTTTTTCTCCCTCAACCTTGTGGTTGCCCGTTTCCAAGCTTTGACCACCTTTGGAGCCGGAATTAACCGTCTCTATACCTTTGCTCAGTTTTTAGAACAGAAAGAGTCAAATCAAGCATCCGAGGAACAACCGAAGATTCAGACAGTTGAGGCAGATCGCCTCGCAGTCGAACACCTCAGCTTGCAAACTCCTAATTATCAACGCACATTGGTAGAAGATTTATCAGTAGAGTTACCTGTTGGGCAGGGACTTTTAGTGATGGGGGCGAGTGGTTGTGGTAAGAGTTCACTGTTGAGAGCGATCGCCGGATTGTGGAATTCTGGGAAGGGTGCGATCGTTCGTCCTGAACCAAACCAGATTCTATTTCTGCCGCAGCGTCCTTATATGGTGTTGGGTACTCTCCGCGATCAATTGCTCTATCCCAATACCCACCTTGAGGTTGACGATCAACACCTGAAGCAAGTTTTAGAACAGGTAAATTTAGCGGATTTGGATGAACGATTTGGCGGATTTGATGCCCAACTGGATTGGACAGATGTTTTATCTTTGGGTGAACAACAACGGTTAACCTTCGCGCGATTGCTGTTAAATAAACCCAAGTACGCCATTTTAGATGAAGCGACGAGCGCACTGGATTTGAGCAATGAGGAAAAGTTATATCAACAATTGCAAGCAGTTGGAACTACTTTCTTAAGTGTGGGGCATCGCTCTACGTTGGCGAACTATCATCAGTCTTTGCTGGAACTTTCTCAGGATAAAACTTGGCAGATTAAACAACCTGTGGCTATAGGAAAAGAACAACCGGAATTGTTTGAACTTCCATCAACTACCTGATATTTTAAAGTGATCTGCTGAGATAACTGTTAGGAGTTGGAAAATTTTAGCAGAGATCGAAGCTATAACTGAGTCTGTATAGAATTGAGCGAACAAACAGGAGTGGGCGATGGCACGAGATCAAGTATATCGAGAAGCCGAACAGCGCATCGAAGCAGCACGCCAAGCGGGAGCCACGGAACTCGATCTCAGCCATATGGAACTGACGGAACTGCCGGAGGCGATCGCATCTTTAACCCAGTTGCAAACGCTTGACCTCTCCCACAACCGATTGACGCAACTGCCGGAGGTGATCACATCTTTAACCCAGTTGCAAACGCTTGACCTCTCCGACAACGAATTGACGGAACTACCGGAGGCGATCACATCTTTAACCCAGTTGCAAACGCTTGGCCTCTCTGACAACGAATTGACGGAACTACCGGAGGCGATCACATCTTTAACCCAGTTGCAAACGCTTGGCCTCTCTGACAACAAATTAACAGAACTACCAGAGGCTATAGATGCTCTTTTTCAGCTGAAATCACTTGACCTTATTAGTAATCAATTAACGATACTGCCAGCTTCATTTAAGAATCTAAAAAGCTTAGAAAAATTACACCTAGCCAACAATCGATTTGAGACACTACCTCAATTAATTCAGGAACTAATCAACCTGAAATGCTTAAACTTTATGGATAACAACCTAATAACGCTTCCCCAGGAGATTAGCAAATTACATAATTTAGAAGACCTTTATATTGCCGATAATCACATAACTGACTTACCTTACTCGCTAGGTAATTTGCAACGCTTGAAGAGATTATTACTGGGATGGAATGGTGGTAATCCACTCAAAGTACTCCCGCCTTTCATTCGTCACCTCAAAAAACTTGAGGATCTGCAAGCTAACGAATGCGAGTTAGAGTTTTTACCTGACTGGATAGGAGAACTTAAGTCCCTAAAGATATTAAATGTATCTGAAAATAAATTAACTGATTTACCAGTATCGTTAGGGCTACTTTCCCTGGAAGGATTTCAATCTTCTATAAACCCCTTTAACTCCGATCTTGCTGCTGCATGTGAACAAGGCGCTGAAGCTGTCATGCAATACCTGCGGGCAAGGATAGAGGGAGAGGTCACGCTGAATGAAGCAAAACTGATTTTAGTGGGTGAAGGAGAGGTGGGTAAGAGTTGTTTATTGGGAGCGTTGCGGGGGGATGAATGGGTGGAGGGTCGCCTCACGACCCACGGAATTGAGATTAAGCCTGTGATTGTCACCGCTCCCGATAACAGCACAGAAATTACACTGAATGGTTGGGATTTCGGCGGTCAACGGGTTTATCGACCTACACACCAATTATTTTTCAGTGCGCCTGCGGTGTATCTGGTGGTGTGGAAGCCACGGGAAGGGCCCCAACAGGGGTTTATTAAAGAGTGGATTACGCTGGTCAAACATCGAGAACCGGATGCCAAAGTGCTGGTGGTGGCAACCCACGGCGGCCCCGGACAGCGACAGCCCGATATTGACCGTCAAGAACTGATTGACCTGTTTGGCAGAGATACCATAGTTGATTTCTTCCATATCGATAGCAAACCCAATCAGGACACCCAGTGCTGCACTGGAATTGGGGAATTGAGAGAGGCGATTGCTAAAATTGCCGCCACCTTACCCGGTATGGGGCGAACCGTTCCTACCAAATGGCAAAGCATTCGGGAACTGTTGGATGAATCAGGCAAGACCCATTTACCTTACGAAGAGGTAATTGCTCTGTGTGAAGAACAAGGTCTGGAAGGATTTGCCGCTGAACTATTTGTCCGGGTTTCTCACACGCTGGGGTATT
This genomic window contains:
- a CDS encoding helicase-related protein; this translates as MQPSFLEWASICGQVFEVAVKRGVLQNLIHQKLLDNQHPVLQPWQETKNGQISHQMLKSLNLTDPNAREWAETMVRHLLVFGYGLGWTAMQECLKQNRVRQPKLEAIWCPLTLPGQKMQQDEEIQETAQAFKAAFNLSGSPDAALLKQGQPARADFLLWLSSEQNVEGISTREVRKKKPQKFANFILCLEFSYNAPAKLADFSSETAHREEIARYARYIDSRGVFSRVCAEVEGEEFSISSKLAGHLFAFSGSDKPLFKLCQASSYTERLIHLLQTCGRLQEACSTRAIAVTSNGFESLAAYFIGQQPEPDPRARLMKSLGEAYQKAKKLGDDGSSELEQEIGVVFNKLLGGLPTHFKEQAKILRKLPNIGGHLHFLFKENVEGFYNSMQGVPREDAIAAIEETAELKEFFGSNPRFHFIEALNELKLNKEQIPLRDVHKAAVVAGLNSAQTGKLNAIALEGNPGIGKTTAVVEFLKQQSEGFMFLYLSPRVVINRNVTAELARENGKATGISTLTSNSTLIASASEWYKQQVETNGWKNRLIDSAVVVDGVENIKHPDCSTVFVTPEQERQIECDFPYSNRFKRSLSEREDSLHSPSRPGVLRTLATSARKLLEVNPKVNRLVITAATQGYRSLDQKTTVDCLKNLFSKKANTAPGKNERLAFGAKIPTIIAMVDELAGDGAGALFVHELANLLHEQFIEPFQGSQSPFKVILIVSDASLSNEVVLNNFLNSKDSEPDKVLISKSQGEAAFRVTGTYTKAGLKKYPTLHIMTNSYPASKLDIDYSIRLSPITPGLTSDGKKQSIRQAIREQVEDELLSNAYQEIQHGLKQGAEQLIFFAQDKAFLRQLREKLTTGKDALCQGKEVAVLDQSVQPHQRLELVQEPRRDEIKIFLMTSSGSRGVSFPKADWIIAAIPRFNIEAALMEIAQLIYRGRGMYTHPETGEKVSGDNKARQLVMLINDFIIIDEDIDRSRVWLRQASDLLTLLMMLRSTIHTRIKGDAGLKKARIAFVPVGAIEAEELISLMSDDARTFLHEAQVFIRDDHSKDAKGIVAKADQLITQIFSGLDLQGLAKDRKARSFVNYQTLAALVTNVSRSSSRLLPSLNDALIIPDCLNCIGPFWIEDWSDRSCQEAFKFEGWKVNIQDNIRHLLGLLRRIYEDKKFPPKLKRSANELYKVLIREKEQLSVEYSTFHALKTENLAISLPLDYPHFWREQLEDDSREQVLEDPQAWRTALGRSLTTTGLVMPVVPKYRAFPWVAVPGQQISANFKTIFDERYFMASGELNLLNTILLEDEPESNL
- a CDS encoding ABC transporter ATP-binding protein/permease, coding for MDRLNLNVLQQFWAIAKSYWSGNEKWQARGLLLGVVLLLLAYTGLSVLLNNKRGALISSLSAQDEPRFWQTVIVFIGVLVIYAPLLAGYTYLRDRLSLQWRRWLTHRFLDNYFSDRAYYNLHILDTEIDNPDQRIAEDVRSFTQESLTFLLVLVESVLSVIAFSSVLWGISKPLVFFLVLYALIGTLVTTVIFGKPLVRLNFEQLKKEANLRFSLVRVRENAEAIAFYRGEERESNQVKKRFLDVFDNVKRLLVWELNLNMLTNAYEFIPFVLPALVVAPAIFAGEMEVGKVSEAQGAFIRVFFSLNLVVARFQALTTFGAGINRLYTFAQFLEQKESNQASEEQPKIQTVEADRLAVEHLSLQTPNYQRTLVEDLSVELPVGQGLLVMGASGCGKSSLLRAIAGLWNSGKGAIVRPEPNQILFLPQRPYMVLGTLRDQLLYPNTHLEVDDQHLKQVLEQVNLADLDERFGGFDAQLDWTDVLSLGEQQRLTFARLLLNKPKYAILDEATSALDLSNEEKLYQQLQAVGTTFLSVGHRSTLANYHQSLLELSQDKTWQIKQPVAIGKEQPELFELPSTT